In the Vespa crabro chromosome 10, iyVesCrab1.2, whole genome shotgun sequence genome, one interval contains:
- the LOC124427414 gene encoding endocuticle structural glycoprotein SgAbd-2-like, whose amino-acid sequence MHALQVSVCAILIAVAVGAPLKEDEVVPILYHSSNGPDPDGSYSYSFETGNGIRVNEQGEPRKTSQKDSESEYALYVQGSFNYPAPDGTPILLNYVADENGFQPQGEHLPTSPPVPEAILRALDYIAAHPEQDKQRK is encoded by the exons ATGCACGCTTTG cAAGTCAGCGTTTGTGCGATCCTCATCGCGGTAGCCGTAGGTGCACCGTTGAAGGAAGATGAAGTAGTACCAATTCTCTATCACAGTTCAAACGGACCTGATCCAGACGGCTCATACTCTTATAGCTTTGAGACCGGGAATGGTATCCGCGTTAACGAACAAGGCGAACCAAGGAAGACCTCGCAAAAGGATTCCGAAAGCGAATATGCCCTTTACGTGCAAGGATCATTCAATTATCCAGCTCCCGATGGTACTCCAATCTTATTAAACTACGTTGCCGATGAAAATGGATTCCAACCTCAAGGAGAACATCTGCCAACTTCACCACCTGTACCAGAAGCCATCTTGAGGGCTCTCGATTACATCGCCGCTCATCCCGAACAAGACAAACAGAGGAAGTGA
- the LOC124427415 gene encoding endocuticle structural glycoprotein SgAbd-8-like, producing MSRLAIVSFALISVAFTAPINEKEVVQIVKQRVAEPAPDGSYNYEYETANGIQVAEEAQVNVGGDVLLKHVTGSFTYTSPEGLPIHVTYTADENGFHPQGEHLPVPPEIPTHIQKALDYIAAHPEENDTNN from the exons ATGAGCCGACTG gcAATCGTTTCGTTCGCCCTCATCTCGGTGGCCTTTACTGCTCCGATCAACGAGAAGGAAGTGGTCCAGATCGTGAAACAGAGGGTGGCTGAGCCAGCACCCGACGGTAGCTATAACTACGAATACGAGACGGCAAATGGTATTCAAGTTGCGGAAGAAGCGCAGGTTAATGTCGGTGGTGACGTTCTTCTCAAACATGTCACCGGTTCTTTCACTTATACTTCACCTGAAGGTTTACCTATTCATGTTACCTATACCGCCGACGAAAACGGATTCCACCCTCAAGGTGAACACTTACCAGTTCCACCAGAAATACCAACTCATATTCAGAAGGCTCTAGACTACATCGCTGCTCATCCTGAGGagaatgatactaataattaa
- the LOC124427413 gene encoding endocuticle structural glycoprotein SgAbd-4-like has product MRALLVIAIVGLAHGQEYFREPEKVLSESRDLGDTRGHYSFAYETEGGILQKESGSRKYAGTPDETQLIQGSVQYNAPDGTPIAMSWTADEFGTQVSGTHIPTPPPIPPAIQRALEWIAKQPSTSEQPDLPQPHQQQQPKQQPSYSQNAVINNNINRPNRVLSNKRF; this is encoded by the coding sequence ctAGTGATCGCGATCGTTGGTCTTGCCCATGGTCAAGAATACTTTCGAGAACCTGAAAAGGTATTGAGCGAATCTCGTGACCTTGGGGATACACGAGGCCATTACTCGTTTGCATACGAGACCGAGGGTGGAATTCTTCAGAAAGAAAGTGGTAGTAGGAAGTATGCCGGTACACCGGATGAAACTCAGCTGATTCAGGGTTCCGTTCAGTACAATGCTCCCGATGGAACACCGATTGCTATGAGCTGGACCGCCGATGAGTTTGGCACTCAAGTATCGGGTACTCATATCCCAACTCCACCACCAATTCCACCAGCGATTCAACGAGCTCTCGAGTGGATTGCCAAACAACCCTCGACCAGTGAGCAACCGGATCTCCCTCAACCACACCAACAGCAACAGCCGAAGCAACAACCCTCTTACAGTCAAAATGctgttatcaataataacattaatcgtCCTAACAGAGTGCTATCGAATAAACGGTTCTGA